A stretch of the Vitis riparia cultivar Riparia Gloire de Montpellier isolate 1030 chromosome 13, EGFV_Vit.rip_1.0, whole genome shotgun sequence genome encodes the following:
- the LOC117928707 gene encoding 40S ribosomal protein S7-like, with protein MYTSRRKIQKDQGVEPSEFEDLVAQSFFDLENTNLELKSDLKDIYINSAAQIDVSGNRKAVVIYVPYRLQKAFRKIHLRLVGELEKKFSGKHVVLIAARRILHPPKKGSAVVRPRTRTLTAVHEAMLEDIVYPAEIVGKHVRYRADGSKIIKIFLDPKEQNNTENKLETFAGVYRKLSGKDVVFEYPVIVSA; from the exons ATGTACACATCGAGGAGGAAAATCCAAAAGGACCAGGGTGTGGAACCTAGTGAATTTGAGGACTTGGTTGCACAG TCATTCTTTGATTTGGAGAATACCAATCTGGAGCTGAAaagtgatctaaaggacattTACATTAATTCTGCAGC TCAAATTGATGTTTCTGGCAATAGGAAGGCTGTGGTCATTTATGTCCCTTACAGGCTGCAGAAAGCTTTTCGAAAAATCCATCTGAGGCTTGTTGGGGAATTGGAGAAGAAGTTTAGTGGGAAG CATGTAGTCTTGATTGCTGCTAGAAGGATCCTGCATCCTCCAAAGAAGGGTTCTGCTGTTGTGCGACCCAGGACCCGCACTCTCACAGCAGTTCATGAGGCCATGTTGGAGGACATTGTTTACCCAGCAGAAATTGTTGGAAAGCATGTTAGGTACAGAGCTGATGGTTCCAAGATAatcaag ATTTTTCTTGATCCAAAGGAGCAGAACAATACTGAAAACAAACTAGAGACCTTTGCTGGAGTCTACAGAAAGCTTTCTGGTAAAGATGTGGTGTTTGAATACCCTGTTATTGTTTCTGCATAG
- the LOC117928706 gene encoding BTB/POZ and MATH domain-containing protein 3 isoform X1, whose amino-acid sequence MVNSKADIERDSCSKSINETVNGSHHFLIKGYSLAKGMGAGKYISSDTFTVGGYDWAIYFYPDGKNAEDNSMYVSVFIALASEGTDVRALFELTLLDQSGKGKHKVHSHFDRALESGPYTLKYRGSMWGYKRFFRRTTLETSDFIKDDCLAMHCTVGVVRTRVEGPKQYTIPIPPSDIGQSLKDLLESEVGCDITFQVADETFKAHKLILAARSPVFRAQFFGLVGNPNMDKVVVEDVEPSIFKAMLLFIYSDKLPDVDEITGSASVCTSTIMVQHLLAAADRFGLDRLKLLCESKLCKEVSAETVATTLALAEQHRCPQLKAICLKFAATPSILGAVMQSEGFGYLEECCPSLLSELLGVIASVDENLTLLSSKKRSGSSILGLDLPADGAPAESASGRRIRRRF is encoded by the exons ATGGTTAATTCCAAGGCCGATATTGAGAGAGACTCGTGTTCGAAGTCGATCAACGAGACGGTGAATGGCTCGCACCATTTCTTGATAAAGGGTTATTCCCTCGCAAAGGGAATGGGCGCGGGCAAATACATCTCGAGCGACACGTTTACCGTTGGAGGATATGATTGGGCAATTTACTTCTATCCTGATGGCAAGAACGCGGAGGATAATTCGATGTATGTGTCGGTGTTCATTGCGTTGGCGAGCGAGGGCACTGACGTTAGGGCTTTGTTTGAATTGACGTTGTTGGATCAGAGTGGGAAAGGCAAGCACAAAGTACACAGTCATTTTGATCGCGCATTGGAGAGTGGCCCATATACTTTGAAATATAGAGGAAGCATGTG GGGCTACAAGCGCTTCTTCAGACGAACAACTTTAGAAACATCTGATTTTATCAAGGATGATTGCCTTGCTATGCATTGCACTGTTGGGGTTGTCAGAACTCGTGTTGAGGGGCCTAAACAGTATACCATTCCTATACCACCTTCAGACATTGGTCAGAGTCTTAAGGACTTGCTAGAATCTGAAGTTGGTTGTGACATAACTTTTCAGGTTGCAGATGAGACATTCAAAGCTCATAAGTTGATACTTGCTGCTCGTTCTCCTGTATTTAGAGCTCAGTTTTTTGGACTTGTTGGAAATCCTAATATGGATAAAGTTGTAGTGGAGGATGTTGAACCCTCTATCTTTAAG gCGATGCTCCTGTTTATTTACTCAGACAAGCTTCCTGATGTAGACGAAATTACAGGCTCAGCGTCTGTGTGCACATCCACAATAATGGTTCAGCACTTACTAGCTGCTGCTGACCGCTTTGGTTTAGATCGTCTGAAACTATTATGTGAATCAAAATTGTGTAAAGAAGTCAGTGCTGAAACGGTGGCCACAACACTTGCCCTAGCTGAGCAGCATCGTTGTCCACAACTTAAAGCCATCTGTTTGAAATTTGCAGCCACTCCGTCAATCTTGGGAG CGGTAATGCAATCAGAAGGGTTCGGGTACTTGGAAGAGTGCTGCCCCTCATTGTTATCTGAGCTGCTTGGAGTGATTGCATCAGTAGATGAAAACTTGACGTTGCTCTCGAGTAAGAAGAGAAGTGGCAGCAGCATATTAGGGTTAGATCTACCAGCAGATGGAGCTCCAGCAGAATCAGCCAGTGGCAGGCGCATAAGGAGGCGGTTTTAG
- the LOC117928743 gene encoding protein HESO1 isoform X2, whose product MSTFNVLEIVLKDILLVIIPSREDWAIRNQLIVDFRTAVDSVESLRGATVEPFGSFLSNLYTRWGDLDISIELPNGAYISSAGKKHKQTLLGHVLNALRSKGGWRKLQFIPNARVPIIKFESYHPNISCDVSINNLKGQMKSKFLFWISGIDGRFRDLVLLVKEWARAHDINNSKTGTLNSYSLSLLVVFHLQTCRPAILPPLKEIYPGNVADDLIGVRALVEGQIEETSAENINRFKRERSRVPNRSSLSELFISFLAKFADISSRASEQGICPYTGQWVDIDSNMRWMPRTYELFLG is encoded by the exons ATGAGCACCTTCAATGTACTGGAGATTGTTCTCAAGGATATCCTTCTTGTGATTATTCCCTCAAGGGAAGATTGGGCTATTCGAAATCAACTCATTGTTGACTTCCGAACAGCTGTTGATTCTGTGGAAAGTTTGAGAG GGGCAACTGTGGAGCCCTTTGGATCATTTTTATCTAATCTTTACACACGATGGGGAGATTTAGATATTTCTATAGAGTTGCCAAATGGTGCGTACATTTCATCTGCTGGAAAAAAGCACAAACAGACTCTACTGGGACATGTATTAAACGCTTTGAGAAGTAAAG GTGGGTGGCGAAAATTGCAATTTATCCCCAATGCAAGGGTCCCGATTATCAAATTTGAAAGCTACCACCCGAACATCTCGTGTGATGTTTCAATAAATAATCTGAAGGGCCAAATGAAGTCCAAATTCTTATTTTGGATCAGTGGCATAGATGGGCGCTTCCGTGACTTGGTTTTACTG GTCAAGGAATGGGCCAGAGCACACGATATTAATAATTCAAAGACTGGAACTTTGAATTCATATTCTCTGAGTTTGCTAGTTGTTTTCCATCTTCAG ACATGCAGACCTGCAATTTTACCTCCACTTAAAGAAATCTATCCAGGAAATGTTGCTGATGATCTTATAG GTGTGAGGGCTCTTGTAGAGGGACAAATTGAAGAAACCAGTGCTGAAAACATTAACAGGTTCAAGAGAGAGAGATCCAGAGTACCTAATCGAAGTTCTTTGTCTGAGCTTTTCATATCATTCCTTGCAAAG TTTGCTGACATTAGTTCCAGGGCCTCAGAGCAAGGCATTTGTCCATACACTGGACAGTGGGTAGACATAGATAGCAATATGAGATGGATGCCAAGAACTTATGAATTATTc TTAGGTTGA
- the LOC117928704 gene encoding probable methyltransferase PMT11: MKLLNNGDPLRAPSLLTISTFVVVSFAFFYVGKHWSNGYQQLIFYTSRQTPMASGAPTIGISPNFNMTFDVSSMIAKNQTLDSTLPSPAPTPSPAPAPPVPIPSPAPAPPAHLAPGSIKTFGIVDENGTMAEEFEVGDYDPEFVENWGNGSDAEVGSSSGGSFRFGIKKFKMCPETMREYIPCLDNEEAIRNLKSTKNGEKFERHCPERSRGLNCLVPAPKGYRTPIPWPKSRDEVWFSNVPHTKLVEDKGGQNWISVDKNKFKFPGGGTQFIHGADQYLDQISKMVPDIAFGRHTQVVLDVGCGVASFGAYLLSRNVITLSIAPKDVHENQIQFALERGVPAMVAAFVTRRLLYPSQAFDLIHCSRCRIDWTRDDGILLLEVNRMLRAGGYFAWAAQPVYKHEENLEEQWKEMVNLTTRLCWELVKKEGYIAIWQKPFNNSCYLNRKAATKPPLCDPDDDPDDVWYVDLKACITRLPEDGYGANLPTWPGRLQNYPDRLQSIHMDAYISRKELFKAEYKYWKEIIDGYYRVLKWKNFKLRNVLDMRAGFGGFAAALTERKVDCWVLNVVPVSGPNTLPVIYDRGLIGVMHDWCESFDTYPRTYDFLHAAGLFSIERKRCNMSSIMLEMDRILRPGGHAYIRDSIIVMDELQEIAKAMGWKVSVRPTSEGPHASYRILTCEKRMLH, encoded by the exons ATGAAGCTACTCAACAATGGAGATCCTCTCAGAGCCCCTTCGCTTCTGACGATCTCAACATTTGTCGTTGTTTCATTCGCGTTTTTCTATGTCGGCAAGCACTGGTCCAATGGCTACCAGCAGCTCATCTTCTACACATCGCGCCAAACGCCAATGGCATCCGGAGCTCCAACCATCGGGATCTCTCCAAACTTCAATATGACATTTGATGTTTCTTCTATGATCGCAAAGAATCAAACCCTAGATTCGACTCTGCCGTCTCCGGCTCCAACTCCTTCTCCGGCCCCTGCTCCGCCGGTTCCAATTCCTTCTCCAGCGCCTGCTCCGCCGGCTCATCTGGCGCCCGGCTCGATAAAGACATTCGGGATCGTGGATGAGAATGGGACAATGGCCGAGGAGTTCGAGGTCGGCGACTACGATCCGGAGTTTGTGGAGAATTGGGGAAATGGGAGCGATGCGGAGGTTGGTAGCAGCAGTGGCGGAAGTTTTAGGTTTGGGATTAAGAAGTTTAAGATGTGTCCAGAGACAATGAGAGAGTATATACCATGTTTAGACAATGAGGAGGCGATTCGTAATCTCAAGTCCACGAAGAATGGGGAAAAATTTGAGCGACATTGTCCGGAGAGAAGTCGAGGTTTGAATTGCTTGGTTCCAGCGCCCAAGGGATACAGGACTCCGATCCCTTGGCCAAAAAGCCGGGATGAG GTGTGGTTTAGCAATGTTCCACATACAAAGCTAGTGGAAGATAAAGGAGGTCAGAATTGGATTTCAGTAGATAAGAATAAGTTCAAGTTTCCAGGAGGTGGCACACAGTTCATACATGGAGCAGATCAATACTTAGATCAGATTTCAAAG ATGGTGCCTGACATTGCGTTTGGCAGGCATACTCAAGTTGTTTTGGATGTTGGATGTGGTGTGGCCAGTTTTGGTGCCTATTTGTTATCACGGAATGTCATCACTCTGTCCATAGCTCCCAAAGATGTTCATGAGAACCAGATTCAGTTTGCTCTTGAGCGTGGTGTGCCTGCAATGGTGGCAGCTTTTGTGACTCGTCGTTTGTTGTATCCCAGTCAGGCTTTTGACTTGATACATTGTTCAAGATGCCGAATCGACTGGACCCGTGATG ATGGAATCTTGCTGCTTGAGGTAAATAGAATGCTTCGGGCAGGAGGATACTTTGCTTGGGCAGCACAGCCAGTTTATAAGCATGAAGAAAACCTAGAAGAACAGTGGAAAG aGATGGTCAACCTTACCACTCGTCTTTGCTGGGAGCTTGTGAAAAAGGAGGGTTATATTGCAATATGGCAGAAGCCCTTCAACAACAGCTGCTATTTGAACCGCAAGGCAGCAACCAAACCTCCATTATGTGATCCAGATGATGATCCAGATGATGTTTG GTATGTTGATCTGAAAGCATGTATCACTCGACTACCTGAGGATGGATATGGAGCAAATCTTCCTACATGGCCTGGACGTTTGCAAAATTATCCTGACCGGCTCCAAAGTATACACATGGATGCCTATATATCTAGAAAAGAGCTCTTCAAGGCAGAATATAAATACTGGAAAGAGATAATAGACGGATATTATCGTGTCTTAAAATGGAAGAACTTTAAATTGAGAAACGTGCTGGATATGAGAGCTGGATTTGGCGG ATTTGCTGCTGCATTGACGGAAAGAAAAGTTGATTGCTGGGTTCTTAATGTTGTTCCTGTGAGCGGGCCCAATACCTTGCCTGTCATATATGATCGTGGACTCATAGGAGTTATGCATGATTG GTGTGAGTCCTTTGACACGTATCCCAGAACCTATGATTTCTTGCATGCAGCTGGTCTCTTTTCTATTGAGCGAAAGAG ATGCAACATGTCCAGCATCATGCTTGAGATGGATAGGATACTGAGACCCGGCGGACATGCATACATCCGTGACTCTATCATTGTCATGGATGAACTTCAAGAGATCGCGAAAGCCATGGGTTGGAAGGTATCGGTGCGACCCACGTCTGAAGGCCCTCATGCAAGTTACAGGATCTTGACATGTGAAAAACGCATGTTGCACTGA
- the LOC117928706 gene encoding BTB/POZ and MATH domain-containing protein 3 isoform X2, whose translation MVNSKADIERDSCSKSINETVNGSHHFLIKGYSLAKGMGAGKYISSDTFTVGGYDWAIYFYPDGKNAEDNSMYVSVFIALASEGTDVRALFELTLLDQSGKGKHKVHSHFDRALESGPYTLKYRGSMWGYKRFFRRTTLETSDFIKDDCLAMHCTVGVVRTRVEGPKQYTIPIPPSDIGQSLKDLLESEVGCDITFQVADETFKAHKLILAARSPVFRAQFFGLVGNPNMDKVVVEDVEPSIFKAMLLFIYSDKLPDVDEITGSASVCTSTIMVQHLLAAADRFGLDRLKLLCESKLCKEVSAETVATTLALAEQHRCPQLKAICLKFAATPSILGGACCP comes from the exons ATGGTTAATTCCAAGGCCGATATTGAGAGAGACTCGTGTTCGAAGTCGATCAACGAGACGGTGAATGGCTCGCACCATTTCTTGATAAAGGGTTATTCCCTCGCAAAGGGAATGGGCGCGGGCAAATACATCTCGAGCGACACGTTTACCGTTGGAGGATATGATTGGGCAATTTACTTCTATCCTGATGGCAAGAACGCGGAGGATAATTCGATGTATGTGTCGGTGTTCATTGCGTTGGCGAGCGAGGGCACTGACGTTAGGGCTTTGTTTGAATTGACGTTGTTGGATCAGAGTGGGAAAGGCAAGCACAAAGTACACAGTCATTTTGATCGCGCATTGGAGAGTGGCCCATATACTTTGAAATATAGAGGAAGCATGTG GGGCTACAAGCGCTTCTTCAGACGAACAACTTTAGAAACATCTGATTTTATCAAGGATGATTGCCTTGCTATGCATTGCACTGTTGGGGTTGTCAGAACTCGTGTTGAGGGGCCTAAACAGTATACCATTCCTATACCACCTTCAGACATTGGTCAGAGTCTTAAGGACTTGCTAGAATCTGAAGTTGGTTGTGACATAACTTTTCAGGTTGCAGATGAGACATTCAAAGCTCATAAGTTGATACTTGCTGCTCGTTCTCCTGTATTTAGAGCTCAGTTTTTTGGACTTGTTGGAAATCCTAATATGGATAAAGTTGTAGTGGAGGATGTTGAACCCTCTATCTTTAAG gCGATGCTCCTGTTTATTTACTCAGACAAGCTTCCTGATGTAGACGAAATTACAGGCTCAGCGTCTGTGTGCACATCCACAATAATGGTTCAGCACTTACTAGCTGCTGCTGACCGCTTTGGTTTAGATCGTCTGAAACTATTATGTGAATCAAAATTGTGTAAAGAAGTCAGTGCTGAAACGGTGGCCACAACACTTGCCCTAGCTGAGCAGCATCGTTGTCCACAACTTAAAGCCATCTGTTTGAAATTTGCAGCCACTCCGTCAATCTTGGGAGGTGCGTGTTGTCCGTAG
- the LOC117928743 gene encoding protein HESO1 isoform X1, with product MSTFNVLEIVLKDILLVIIPSREDWAIRNQLIVDFRTAVDSVESLRGATVEPFGSFLSNLYTRWGDLDISIELPNGAYISSAGKKHKQTLLGHVLNALRSKGGWRKLQFIPNARVPIIKFESYHPNISCDVSINNLKGQMKSKFLFWISGIDGRFRDLVLLVKEWARAHDINNSKTGTLNSYSLSLLVVFHLQTCRPAILPPLKEIYPGNVADDLIGVRALVEGQIEETSAENINRFKRERSRVPNRSSLSELFISFLAKFADISSRASEQGICPYTGQWVDIDSNMRWMPRTYELFVEDPFEQPENTARGVRSRQLQRISEAFQTTHQRLTSANQDQNSLIDTLVRPQIAQFIRRAPSRNSSAYGRNNSRTYPSVPNVANSPLQFQNDFQNRRPQSRPNTTSQRSAPVQARPNSMTMQRSMYTRPGSSTVQRSAQQATQSQSQRVWRPRSDR from the exons ATGAGCACCTTCAATGTACTGGAGATTGTTCTCAAGGATATCCTTCTTGTGATTATTCCCTCAAGGGAAGATTGGGCTATTCGAAATCAACTCATTGTTGACTTCCGAACAGCTGTTGATTCTGTGGAAAGTTTGAGAG GGGCAACTGTGGAGCCCTTTGGATCATTTTTATCTAATCTTTACACACGATGGGGAGATTTAGATATTTCTATAGAGTTGCCAAATGGTGCGTACATTTCATCTGCTGGAAAAAAGCACAAACAGACTCTACTGGGACATGTATTAAACGCTTTGAGAAGTAAAG GTGGGTGGCGAAAATTGCAATTTATCCCCAATGCAAGGGTCCCGATTATCAAATTTGAAAGCTACCACCCGAACATCTCGTGTGATGTTTCAATAAATAATCTGAAGGGCCAAATGAAGTCCAAATTCTTATTTTGGATCAGTGGCATAGATGGGCGCTTCCGTGACTTGGTTTTACTG GTCAAGGAATGGGCCAGAGCACACGATATTAATAATTCAAAGACTGGAACTTTGAATTCATATTCTCTGAGTTTGCTAGTTGTTTTCCATCTTCAG ACATGCAGACCTGCAATTTTACCTCCACTTAAAGAAATCTATCCAGGAAATGTTGCTGATGATCTTATAG GTGTGAGGGCTCTTGTAGAGGGACAAATTGAAGAAACCAGTGCTGAAAACATTAACAGGTTCAAGAGAGAGAGATCCAGAGTACCTAATCGAAGTTCTTTGTCTGAGCTTTTCATATCATTCCTTGCAAAG TTTGCTGACATTAGTTCCAGGGCCTCAGAGCAAGGCATTTGTCCATACACTGGACAGTGGGTAGACATAGATAGCAATATGAGATGGATGCCAAGAACTTATGAATTATTc GTTGAGGATCCTTTTGAGCAGCCAGAAAATACTGCCAGGGGTGTTCGCAGTAGACAGCTACAAAGAATATCTGAAGCATTTCAGACAACTCACCAGAGGCTTACCTCAGCCAATCAGGATCAAAATTCTCTAATTGATACTCTAGTCAGACCACAGATTGCACAATTTATTAGAAGAGCACCCAGCAGGAACTCAAGTGCTTATGGTAGAAATAACTCCAGGACTTATCCATCGGTGCCCAATGTTGCAAACTCGCCATTGCAATTTCAAAACGATTTTCAGAATAGAAGACCTCAAAGTCGTCCCAACACGACTTCACAGAGATCTGCACCTGTTCAGGCACGTCCGAATTCCATGACAATGCAGAGATCTATGTATACACGACCAGGCTCTTCGACTGTGCAGAGAAGTGCGCAGCAGGCAACTCAGAGTCAAAGCCAGCGAGTGTGGAGGCCAAGATCTGATAGATAG